Proteins co-encoded in one Flavobacteriaceae bacterium MAR_2009_75 genomic window:
- a CDS encoding prephenate dehydrogenase, producing MNVFIIGIGLIGGSFAKDIKRLRPDTNIYGVDTSDKHLDEALQLGIIDKKSEYSELAVADMVIVTIPVDVMVDELPKILDAVNDDCVVFDGGSTKSLICSVIENHPKRRNFLAAHPIAGTEFSGPSAAIENLYAGKTNIICEVEKTAFKLQERALELFQEMGMRIRYMNPQAHDKHIAYVSHLSHISSFMLGKTVIEKEKNERDIFDMAGSGFESTVRLAKSSPAMWTPIFKHNKENVIETLEEYIQNLQEFMQLLKSDDYEGIYKEMNDTNKIKEILNGIPLNNK from the coding sequence GGTATTGGGTTGATAGGAGGTTCTTTTGCGAAAGACATTAAGCGCTTGCGCCCTGATACCAATATTTATGGTGTTGATACGAGCGACAAGCATTTAGATGAGGCGCTGCAATTGGGTATTATCGATAAAAAGTCTGAGTATTCAGAGCTGGCAGTGGCCGATATGGTGATAGTTACCATTCCTGTCGATGTTATGGTCGATGAGCTTCCTAAAATTCTAGATGCCGTAAACGATGATTGTGTGGTTTTTGATGGAGGTTCAACAAAGAGTCTTATTTGTAGCGTAATAGAAAACCATCCGAAGCGAAGAAATTTTTTGGCGGCTCACCCCATTGCGGGAACGGAGTTTTCAGGCCCATCCGCGGCTATAGAAAATTTGTATGCCGGCAAGACCAATATTATTTGTGAGGTAGAGAAGACCGCTTTTAAATTGCAAGAGCGTGCTTTAGAGCTTTTTCAAGAAATGGGAATGCGTATTCGGTATATGAATCCGCAGGCTCATGACAAGCACATTGCCTATGTGTCGCATTTGTCACACATCAGCTCGTTTATGTTGGGAAAGACGGTTATAGAGAAAGAGAAAAATGAACGTGATATTTTTGACATGGCGGGCAGTGGTTTTGAGAGCACGGTCAGGTTGGCCAAGAGTTCACCGGCCATGTGGACGCCCATTTTCAAGCACAATAAAGAGAATGTAATAGAGACCTTGGAGGAGTATATACAGAACCTTCAAGAATTTATGCAGCTGCTGAAAAGTGATGATTATGAGGGAATCTATAAGGAAATGAACGATACGAATAAAATAAAGGAAATTTTAAACGGAATACCATTAAACAATAAGTAA
- a CDS encoding 3-deoxy-D-arabinoheptulosonate-7-phosphate synthase, which produces MENKKEMRKWLDDLGLDHPLVIAGPCSAETEEQVLGIAHSLKDTDVNYYRAGIWKPRTRPGNFEGVGALGLKWLQRVKEETGMKTATEVANRAHVELALEHDIDLLWIGARSTVSPFIVQEIADALEGTDKVVLIKNPVNPDLSLWLGAVERLYTADIKNLGVIHRGFSTYAKTKYRNIPEWQVAIDLQTRFPDLPIINDPSHITGKRDMIFDVSQTALDLNFDGLMIETHHDPDNAWSDAAQQVTPDSLVQIMTDLRIRKETDSEAEYNSKLDNLRAQIDILDGQLIETMGNRMKISDSIGELKKQKNVAVLQSNRWNQILGAMILEGESQGLSEEFILKMFKAIHQESINHQEKIING; this is translated from the coding sequence ATGGAAAACAAGAAAGAAATGAGAAAATGGTTGGATGATTTAGGCTTAGACCATCCACTGGTAATAGCTGGCCCTTGTAGTGCTGAGACCGAAGAACAAGTATTGGGTATTGCCCACTCTCTCAAAGATACCGATGTAAACTATTACCGTGCAGGTATTTGGAAACCCCGTACACGCCCAGGTAATTTCGAAGGTGTAGGAGCCCTTGGTCTTAAATGGTTACAGCGAGTTAAAGAAGAAACCGGTATGAAAACAGCTACCGAGGTAGCGAACCGTGCCCATGTTGAATTGGCTTTAGAACATGATATCGATTTATTGTGGATCGGTGCCCGTTCAACGGTTAGTCCGTTTATCGTTCAAGAAATTGCCGATGCCCTAGAAGGTACCGATAAAGTGGTTTTGATTAAAAACCCGGTAAACCCAGACCTTTCATTGTGGTTGGGTGCCGTTGAGCGTTTATATACTGCAGATATTAAGAATTTGGGTGTAATTCACAGAGGTTTCTCTACCTATGCTAAAACGAAGTATCGTAATATACCTGAGTGGCAAGTAGCTATCGATTTGCAGACCAGATTTCCTGATTTGCCTATCATCAATGACCCATCGCATATCACAGGTAAGCGAGATATGATTTTTGATGTTTCCCAGACTGCCTTAGATTTGAATTTTGATGGTTTAATGATAGAGACCCATCACGACCCTGATAATGCATGGAGTGATGCTGCACAGCAAGTAACGCCCGATAGTTTAGTTCAGATCATGACAGATTTGAGAATAAGAAAAGAAACCGACAGCGAAGCGGAGTACAACTCTAAGCTTGATAATTTGCGTGCTCAAATCGATATTCTTGACGGTCAATTGATTGAGACTATGGGCAATCGAATGAAGATTTCAGACAGTATCGGTGAATTGAAAAAGCAAAAGAATGTTGCCGTACTTCAATCGAACCGTTGGAATCAAATTTTAGGAGCTATGATTCTAGAAGGAGAATCTCAAGGTTTGAGTGAAGAGTTCATTTTGAAAATGTTCAAGGCCATTCATCAAGAATCTATCAATCACCAAGAAAAAATTATTAACGGATAG
- a CDS encoding ribosome biogenesis GTPase translates to MIGTVYKSTGSWYTVKNDSGTFFECRIKGKFRIQGIKSTNPIAVGDIVEFDVEKLGDDTVGVIHEIKDRKNYIIRKSVNLSKQTHIIAANLDQVFLLITLNNPTTYTIFIDRFLATAEAYEVPVVLLFNKIDAYNDEELGEIKFLAALYREVGYTCIGISAKTGKNVDKVKELMTETTSMFAGHSGAGKSTLVNALEPNLKLKTAKISEQHLQGQHTTTFAEMYDMDFSGRIIDTPGIKGFGIVDMEKEEIGDYFPEFFALKGDCKFNNCLHIDEPKCAVKEALENEEVAWSRYKSYVQMVTGEDENYRIDIHDTKK, encoded by the coding sequence ATGATAGGAACCGTATATAAATCTACAGGCAGCTGGTATACCGTTAAGAATGATAGCGGTACTTTTTTCGAGTGTCGTATTAAGGGTAAGTTCCGTATTCAGGGTATTAAAAGTACCAATCCGATCGCGGTGGGCGATATCGTAGAATTTGATGTTGAAAAGTTAGGTGACGATACGGTAGGAGTCATTCACGAAATAAAAGACCGTAAGAACTATATCATACGTAAATCGGTCAACCTCTCCAAGCAAACACATATTATTGCGGCTAACCTAGACCAGGTTTTTCTTTTGATTACGCTGAACAACCCTACAACATACACCATATTCATAGACCGTTTTTTAGCTACTGCCGAGGCCTATGAGGTGCCGGTTGTTCTTCTGTTCAATAAAATAGATGCCTATAATGATGAAGAACTGGGCGAAATAAAATTTCTAGCGGCACTTTATCGTGAAGTAGGTTACACTTGTATCGGCATTTCGGCAAAAACGGGGAAAAATGTAGACAAGGTAAAAGAACTGATGACCGAAACGACGAGTATGTTCGCAGGGCATTCGGGAGCCGGTAAGTCTACTTTAGTGAATGCACTAGAGCCTAATTTAAAGTTGAAGACCGCAAAAATATCCGAACAGCATTTGCAAGGCCAGCACACTACAACTTTTGCTGAAATGTATGATATGGATTTCTCAGGAAGAATAATCGATACCCCTGGTATAAAGGGGTTCGGTATCGTTGACATGGAAAAGGAAGAAATAGGAGACTATTTTCCAGAGTTTTTTGCGCTTAAGGGAGATTGTAAGTTCAACAATTGCTTGCATATCGATGAACCTAAATGTGCGGTAAAGGAAGCACTGGAGAATGAAGAAGTCGCGTGGAGCAGGTATAAAAGTTATGTGCAGATGGTGACGGGTGAAGATGAAAATTACAGGATAGATATTCACGATACCAAAAAGTAA
- a CDS encoding D-tyrosyl-tRNA(Tyr) deacylase, which produces MRAVIQRVAWASVSVDGKKISEIKNGLLILLGIEDADSQEDVEWLSRKMVNLRIFNDSEGVMNESLLDINGDAIVVSQFTLHAATKKGNRPSYIKAAKPDVAIPLYESFVRQIELDLGKKVGTGVFGADMKVELLNDGPVTITFDTQNKE; this is translated from the coding sequence ATGCGTGCAGTAATACAACGAGTCGCTTGGGCCAGTGTTTCGGTCGATGGCAAAAAGATTTCTGAAATTAAGAACGGTCTTCTAATTTTACTGGGTATTGAAGATGCCGATAGCCAAGAAGATGTTGAATGGTTATCTCGTAAAATGGTGAACCTAAGAATCTTTAATGATTCTGAAGGAGTCATGAACGAATCGTTACTTGATATTAACGGAGATGCCATTGTTGTAAGTCAATTTACATTGCATGCCGCCACTAAAAAAGGAAATCGCCCATCTTATATTAAGGCGGCCAAACCTGATGTAGCTATACCACTTTACGAATCTTTTGTTCGACAAATAGAACTTGATTTGGGCAAAAAGGTGGGTACAGGAGTTTTTGGGGCCGACATGAAAGTCGAATTATTGAATGATGGGCCAGTAACTATAACGTTTGATACGCAGAACAAAGAATAG
- a CDS encoding transglutaminase superfamily protein: MRYFFLLPFYFLSLLGFSQDSDYQFDLLDSELVENANAIFRQDEMIISILSKKDLVLRRKKVITVLNELGDQYAMAYVGYDNSRKIKSISATVYDSFGNRIEKIKEKDFQDFSAVDGNTLYSDSRVKYYRYTPIQYPYTLELNYEVSTKNTGEIPATWLFLKDFMVSTEQSNLIINFASPDLEPVIKEKNLEGVEVLKNKTTQSIQYSVGKVRAFKEESLCPSFEKLAPHIKIRPVNFHYEGYDASINNWSDLGIWMSENLLRGRDELPAATISKVKALTSGVGDNLDKAKIVYKYVQENTRYISVQVGIGGIQPISAIDVDRVKYGDCKGLSNYTKALLKAVGVEAYYVHVEAGRDQVNFEQDFPDLAQGNHAILAIPYSNQYYWIDCTSQVHPFGFIGDFTDNRKVFVIKPDGGEIVTTSSYLNEQNFQLTEGLYTLFEDGSIQGELEISTKGIQYDDRFTLADQSEEKIEKHYKKHWNNINNLNVGSYQFENNRNEVRFKEQLSLSAANYASKSGDRLLFAANAFNKQQYIPARYRNRKLPFEIQRGFLDEDRLAIRIPNGFGIEAMPEAINIDNKYGSYSLLFEEIDGEIILKRKLLVKSGTYANTDYSGFRDFMKNVSKYDNSKIVIKPIL, translated from the coding sequence ATGCGCTACTTCTTCTTACTTCCTTTTTATTTCTTAAGTCTTCTAGGTTTTTCTCAAGACTCTGATTATCAGTTTGATTTATTGGATTCTGAACTTGTCGAAAATGCGAATGCAATATTTAGGCAAGATGAGATGATCATAAGTATACTTTCAAAAAAAGACTTGGTATTAAGACGCAAGAAAGTCATTACTGTGTTGAACGAATTGGGTGACCAATACGCAATGGCATATGTGGGTTATGATAACAGTCGTAAAATTAAGAGTATTAGTGCTACGGTATACGACTCATTTGGTAACAGAATAGAAAAGATTAAAGAGAAAGATTTTCAAGATTTTAGTGCTGTTGATGGTAACACCCTTTATTCAGATTCTAGAGTAAAATATTACCGGTATACTCCCATTCAATACCCCTATACGCTTGAACTCAATTACGAGGTGTCTACCAAGAACACTGGTGAAATTCCTGCCACTTGGCTTTTTCTAAAAGATTTTATGGTGAGTACCGAGCAAAGCAATTTGATAATCAACTTTGCCAGCCCCGATTTAGAACCCGTGATAAAAGAGAAAAACTTAGAGGGTGTTGAGGTATTGAAAAATAAAACTACCCAAAGTATTCAATACAGTGTGGGGAAGGTAAGGGCGTTCAAAGAAGAAAGCCTGTGCCCTTCTTTTGAAAAGTTGGCACCGCACATTAAGATAAGACCGGTCAACTTTCACTATGAAGGTTATGACGCTTCAATTAATAATTGGTCCGATCTGGGAATTTGGATGTCTGAAAACCTACTCAGAGGCAGAGACGAACTTCCGGCAGCAACAATATCTAAAGTAAAAGCCTTGACCAGTGGAGTTGGCGATAATCTGGATAAGGCAAAAATAGTATATAAATACGTACAGGAAAATACAAGATATATCAGTGTTCAAGTTGGTATTGGGGGTATACAGCCCATAAGTGCAATTGATGTTGACAGGGTAAAATATGGTGATTGCAAGGGGCTTTCCAATTATACCAAAGCCCTATTGAAGGCCGTAGGGGTAGAGGCCTACTATGTGCATGTAGAAGCGGGTAGAGATCAGGTGAACTTTGAACAAGACTTTCCTGATTTAGCTCAGGGCAATCATGCGATACTTGCCATACCTTACAGTAATCAATACTACTGGATAGACTGCACGTCCCAAGTACATCCTTTTGGTTTTATCGGTGATTTTACCGATAACAGAAAAGTATTTGTAATTAAGCCCGATGGAGGGGAAATAGTTACTACTTCCTCTTATCTCAATGAACAGAACTTTCAACTTACCGAAGGTTTGTATACCCTTTTCGAAGATGGCAGTATTCAAGGAGAGCTAGAAATAAGCACCAAGGGTATTCAATATGATGATAGGTTTACTTTGGCTGATCAATCCGAAGAAAAAATCGAAAAACATTACAAGAAACATTGGAATAATATCAACAACTTAAATGTAGGCTCTTACCAGTTTGAAAATAATCGAAACGAGGTGCGTTTTAAAGAGCAACTATCTTTAAGTGCAGCCAATTACGCTTCTAAAAGTGGAGATAGATTACTCTTTGCCGCCAATGCTTTCAATAAGCAACAATATATTCCGGCGCGTTATAGAAACCGTAAGCTTCCCTTTGAAATTCAGAGAGGATTTTTAGATGAAGATAGGCTTGCAATAAGAATTCCCAATGGTTTTGGTATTGAAGCAATGCCTGAGGCGATAAACATAGATAATAAATATGGCTCATATAGCTTGTTATTTGAAGAGATAGATGGTGAAATAATTCTTAAAAGAAAGTTGTTGGTCAAATCTGGAACCTATGCCAATACAGATTATTCCGGGTTCCGAGATTTTATGAAGAACGTTTCAAAATACGACAACTCTAAAATTGTGATAAAACCTATTCTATGA